In the Quercus lobata isolate SW786 chromosome 5, ValleyOak3.0 Primary Assembly, whole genome shotgun sequence genome, one interval contains:
- the LOC115992201 gene encoding tobamovirus multiplication protein 1-like: protein MTRMPLSFTSMADMEALLAGWWDDVNGSSQWQDGIFYTLCAAYALVSSIALIQLIRIELRVPEYGWTTQKVFHLMNFIVNGVRAIVFGFHSQVFLLRPRVLFLVLLDLPGLLFFSTYTLLVLFWAEIYHQARSLPTDKLRIVYISVNAGIYLVQVCIWVYLWIDDNSIVEFIGKIFIAVVSIIAALGFLLYGGRLFFMLRRFPIESKGRRKKLHEVGSVTAICFTCFLIRCFVVLLSAFDTDASLDVLYHPVLNVIYYMLVEILPSALVLYILRKLPPKRISAQYHPIR from the exons ATGACGAGAATGCCACTGAGCTTCACGTCCATGGCGGACATGGAAGCTCTGCTGGCTGGTTGGTGGGACGATGTCAATGGGTCCTCTCAGTGGCAAGACGGGATCTTCTACACTCTCTGTGCTGCTTATGCCCTTGTCTCCTCCATCGCTTTG ATTCAATTAATAAGGATTGAGTTGAGAGTGCCCGAATATGGTTGGACGACGCAGAAAGTTTTCCATCTTATGAACTTCATTGTTAATGGAG TACGTGCTATTGTGTTTGGATTTCACTCGCAAGTGTTTCTGTTGCGTCCAAGG GTTCTATTTTTGGTGTTATTGGATCTTCCGGGCCTTCTATTTTTCTCTACATACACACTCCTTGTCCTTTTTTGGGCAGAGATATACCACCAG GCAAGAAGTTTACCGACCGATAAGCTTAGAATTGTTTATATTTCAGTTAATGCTGGAATATATTTAGTACAG GTTTGCATCTGGGTATACCTTTGGATTGATGACAACAGCATTGTAGAATTCATTGGGAAAATATTTATTGCAG TTGTGTCAATCATAGCCGCATTAGGGTTCTTGCTGTATGGTGGAAG ATTATTTTTCATGCTGAGACGCTTTCCTATTGAAtcaaaaggaagaaggaagaagctTCATGAG GTTGGATCTGTTACAGCCATATGTTTCACCTGTTTTCTAATAAGATGCTTTGTG GTTCTTTTATCTGCTTTTGATACGGATGCATCACTTGATGTTTTGTATCATCCTGTTTTGAACGTAATCTACTACATG CTGGTTGAGATACTGCCTTCAGCTCTAGTCCTCTACATACTGCGTAAGTTGCCTCCCAAGAGAATATCAGCGCAATATCACCCTATCCGTTAA